Below is a genomic region from Schistocerca americana isolate TAMUIC-IGC-003095 chromosome 1, iqSchAmer2.1, whole genome shotgun sequence.
AATAGGAATGGGAATGGTTGATATGGAAGATATTTGTAGCACAAATGAATCACTAAAGAGGGGATATAATCGTGTAAGCCCATATTTTGTTCCTAGAATTCTTGTAAATATGGCAGCTGGTCTGATAAGCATTAGATATGGCTTTAAAGGGCCTAACCATGCTGTTTCTACAGCTTGTGCAACTGGTGCTCATGCAATTGGCGATGCATATAGGTTTATACAGCATGGTGATGCTAAAGTTATGGTTTGTGGGGCCACTGAAGCAAGTGTCAATCCACTCTCAATTGCAGGATTTTGTAGGTTGAGAGCTCTTAGTACAAAATTTAATGATGAGCCTTTGAAAGCGTCAAGACCATTTGACAAGAACCGTGACGGTTTTGTGATGGGCGAAGGATCAGCCGTAATTATTTTAGAGGAACTAGACCATgctattcaaagaggtgctcaaatATATGCAGAAGTGTTAGGGTATGGTTTATCTGGAGATGCATCTCATCTAACAGCACCCAATGAAGATGGACTGGGAGCGACATTAGCAATGTCAAGAGCAATATGTGATGCTAGGCTACAGCCAGAGGAAATAAGTTATGTCAATGCTCATGCTACATCTACTCCACTTGGTGATGAGATAGAGGCAAAGGCTATCAGCAGACTGCTTGGTAAACACGGTGGTGTTGCTGTTTCTTCAACCAAAGGAGCTCATGGACATTTGCTTGGTGCTGCAGGTAATCTAGAATCTGTGTTCACCATTATGGCTATTAAGACTGGCTTCTTACCTCCAAGcataaatattgaaaatgcaattGATGCCAAAAATGTACATTTTGTTTCAAACATTAAGAGAGAGTGGAATCATCAGAAGAGGATTGCTTTAAAAAATGCATTTGGTTTTGGTGGAACTAATGTATCATTATGTTTTTCACAATATGTTAGCTAGGTTTTCTTGTTTCGGTCTAATAAAACATGCCAtactttttgtatttttctttttagtaAATGCAATTTGTACAATTTTCAGTAAAGATTTTCATTCCATGTAAAGAAAACTGCAAACAAGCCTGTGAAGGAAGTTGAAGACTGATCTCAATTTGAATATCAGATGTTTGTGACATATTGCCATAAAATAGTCCTGCATCTGCCACAAACTCCTTTATCTGAGCACTGTGTAGATCCAACACTCCCAGCAAAAGATAATACTGCTGAATCATTTAGTTGTAGCATGTTATCCACCTATAAATAAGGTAGTCTGGGGAAAAAAGAACTAGTTATTTATTTGTCCCTTGATCATTCTGAatgacagttggttggttggttgattcagtgAGGGGAGCAAacagtaaggtcatcggtcccatcggattagggaaggatggggaagggagtcatccgtgccctttcaaaggaaccatcatgtcgcttgcctgaagtgattttggcaaatcatggaaaacctaaatcaggatggccagagatggTTTTAAACCATCGTCCtcatgaatgtgagtccagtgtaccaatcactgtgccaccttgcttgctCTGAACAGAGTAATAGGACATGTAACGAGAAGATAATTTTGAAACATtaaaatttcacattacatttatCATGACTGTATATTACTATCAATCACATACCAGAACGAATTTAGTGCTTCCCATAGCATAGTATGGTAGTGTTTCCGAGATTATTGCTACAACAGTGAAGTTTAAATAAGAatattattcttaggatatagtatCAAAATTTAGAAATTAGTTTCTATTGAGAGGAGATAACTTGCATTTGTAGCAACTTTATTTTAGATGTTTGTTTGGCACTGTTCTATTGATGAAGAAATACTGAGCACCAAattgggtcaactgaagaatgggatacaactcaTCGACTTTGTCCAACGAATTCACATTTTAGTCATAGAcattagtttctttattttcgagccatagataagaaatcagttatcttctgtggcaaagtgttgtaattgtaaataaaaataaatgaatgtgttaccAAGAGACAGAAATTGCGTATGCTTTTTGTTGCTTGTGGTACTTCTACATCATTTGCATACACATTTGGAATTATACCTTTGTCTCATAGTGAGTCATTCCAACTACTGTTTCCTGTGCAACTGATATGCATCCTGTACtgtgtaggtcaactgaagaatgagATACTAGTACTAGCAAAAGCAAATATAACACTAGCATCTTTTTCCTCAGTTCAACTACCAAGGTCGTATCCTAGTCTTcatttgacctatataggtcagctgaagtgcaggatacaaattttacatttgtcaCTTTTTCCACATTCACTAGTACCAGTATCCTAATCTGCACTTGACCTGTGTAGGTCCTATATTTGTCACATTTTTCGCCTTCACTAGTGCTAGCATCCTAGTCTTCAGTTtatactagtactagcgaaggtGAAAAAAACGACCCACATAAAAGTTGTATCCTGTACGTGTCAACTGAGTATTCCATGTCAACGTTACTTTTTTATTATACAAAATTAATCacaggtgattttaatgcgaagataggaaAGGAGGAAGCTTTCCAggctacaattgggaaagaaagcaATGCATACAAatgcatataaaattaatcataggtgattttaatgtgaAGATAGGCAAGGAGGAAggattccggcctacaattggggaAGAAATTTTGCATAACATTTTGAATGATAATGGCTCAATTatactgtttcaaaagacatgattgttgagagcacatttttcaaaaggaaggacattcataaagcaacttgggtatCTCCAGATGGACACACccaaaaccaaattgatcatgttcttgtagatcggagatggcacactagtagaGAAAATGTTAgaactttcaggggagcagactgcgattctgatcattttcttgtagttgtcaaAGTTCACCAATGGCTATCTACAGTAACaccaaggtgtcacaatgcagaacttgttaggtttgacactgacaagctaaatgatgaaaactttagaagaaggtacatgatagaaatttcaaataggtttgatgctcttaggacacacgaagatcaagacgaggatgtaaataaacagtggatcactgtgagaaTTAATATCAAacaggcagcgaaggtcacaataggtacaattaagaagaacaggaggaaaccgtggtttgatgaggaattcaagaaattggtagaggaaaggagaaaagcgcgattagatagGGATAGAATGGAAGACAGAAAACgaggagttcttgaacatgagaagggaagttggtcgtaggctacgagcaaagaagagggattatttgaacaatcaaattaaaaacatggaaacaaacagaaaaaaaaacaaaaaaacattagggaactttacctagacataaatgggtataggaaggggttcaaggctaggacaaatgcacttcgaggggatgccgggggaatcctgacagaccccagtgctatattaagtaaatggagggcatATTTttagcatctattaaatgtacaccaggaagcaggaaatgagcaggtgtacgaaatatatacagcagaaccccagatacctgaccaacgttaaaggaagtaagagatgcaatcaacaaattgaaaaaccataaaggaccaggatcagattgcataactgcagaattagttaaaaatgggggacagaaattggtggaagtagttcacaaagtgataactaaagtatggaactcagagatgatacctgaagagtggcaggagtcgattctgatcccaatttttgagaatggcgacaaaatggattgtagtaattatagaggaatATCGCTATTacaagtatgttccaaaattttcttgaATCTTCTGGTAAGCAGGCttgcaccatatgcagatgaaattttggggaattaccaagctggctttcggaggaacagatcaactatagaccaaatattcaccctgcattaaattttggaaaagaaatgggaacacaataaaccagttcataatcttttcatagattttacaaaagcatatgattcagtattgcaatcaaaattgtacagaattcttttggaacttggaataccaaataagtatgttagacttacagaagcgagtttgaaaaacacaaaaggtagagtaagcatggggaaattggagtcagaagaattcgTAATAAAGaatggacttaagcagggagataccctgtctccgctactttttaatttagttcgagaatatattgtacgaatggcagcggataattcagagggtgtggagttagatggaaatattaagatattagggtatgcaggtgatctaaacatcattagcgataggaaagaatctgtaacagcaaatgcgactgcgttaatcaaggctagtgaagatgtaggtctagcGATAAGtgcagacaaaactaaatacccggttactactagaatgccaacagcagatgatcaggaaatgttaagagttggagacatgcagtttgaaaaagtgaacacatttaagtatctgggcgtggacatcacttcgagaaatgagattgtatccgaactgaagaagagattacgggcaggAAAtgtgtgctacttctcactgaatagattactttcatcatggatattgtctaggaatttaaagattagaatataccaaactattattctaccagttatgctgtatgggtgtgggACTTGGTCttgcactgtgcaaaatgaaaggctgtttcgagtatttgaaaacaaaattttgaggaagatTTTTGGAGCAAAAAGgaatgacattagcggagagtggcgaaaactgcataacgaagaggttcacgaactctattaaagccctgacataatcagtattattaaatcacgtaggctgtgatgggcgggtcacgtagctcgaatggatgagggcagggcagcacgcagagtactacatctacatctacatttatactccgcaagccacccaatggtgtgtggcggagggcactttacgtgccactgtcattacctccctttcctgttccagtcgcgtatggttcgcgggaagaacgactgtctgaaagcctccgtgcgcgctctaatctctctaattttacattcgtgatctcctcgggaggtgtaagtagggggaagcaatatattcgatacctcatccagaaacgcaccctctcgaaacctggacagcaagctacaccgcgatgcagagcgcctctcttgcagagtctgccacttgagtttattaaacatttccataacgctatcacggttacgaaataaccctgtgacgaaacgcgccgctcttctttggatcttctctatctcctccgtcaaaccgatctggtacggatcccacactgatgagcaatactcaagtataggtcgaacgagtgttttgtaagccacctcctttgttgatggaatacattttctaagcactctcccaatgaatctcaacctggtacccgccttaccaacaattaattttatatgatcattccacttcaaatcgttccgcacgcatactcccagatattttacagaagtaactgctaccagtgtttgttccgctatcatataatcatacaataaaggatccttctttctgtgtattcgcaatacattacatttgtctatgttaagggacagttgccactgcctgcaccaagtgcctatccgctgcagatcttcctgcatttcgctacaattttctaatgctgcaacttctctgtatactacagcatcatccgcgaaaagccgcatggaacttccgacactatctactaggtgatttatatatattgtgaaaagcaatggtcccataacactcccctgtggcacgccagaggctactttaacgtctgtagacgtctctccattgataacaacacgctgtattctgtttgctaaaaactcttcaatccagccacacagctggtctgatattccgtaggctcttactttgtttatcaggcgacagtgcggaactgtatcgaacgccttccagaagtcaagaaaaatagcatctacctgggagcctgtatctaatattttctgggtctcatgaacaaataaagcgagttgggtctcacacgatcgctgtttctggaatccatgttgattcctacatagtagattctgggtttccaaaaacgacatgatactcgagcaaaaaacatagtctaaaattctacaacagatcgacgtcagagatataggtctatagttttgcgcatctgctcgacgacccttcttgaagactgggactacctgtgctcttttccaatcatttggaaccctccgttcctctagagacttgcggtacacggctgttagaagggggggcaagttcgttcgtgtactctgtgtagaatcgaattggtatcccgtcaggtccagtggactttcctctattgagtgattccagttgcttttctattccttggacacttatttcgatgtcagccattttttcgtttgtgcgaggatttagagaacgaactgcagtggtgtcttcctctgtgaaacagctttggaaaaaggtgtttagtatttcagctttatgcgtgtcatcctctgtttcaatgccatcatcatcccggagtgtctggatatgctgtttcgagccacttactgatttaacgtaagaccagaacttcctaggattttctgtcaagttggtacatagaattttactttcgaattcactgaacgcttcacgcatagccctccttacgctaactttgacatcgtttagcttctgcttgtctgagaggttttggctgcgtttaaacttggagtgaagctctctttgctttcgcagtagtttcctaactttgttgttgtaccacggtgggtttttcccgtccctcacagttttactcggcatttacctgtctaaaacgcattttacgattgccttgaactttttccataaacacccaacattgtcagtgtcggaacagaaattttcattgtgatctgttaggtagtctgaaatctgccttctattacttttgctaaacagataaaccttcctccctttttttatattcctattaacttccatattcagggatgctgcaacggccttatgatcactgattccctgttctgcacttaaagagtcgaaaagttcgggtctgtttgttatcagtaggtccaagatgttatctccactagtcggttctctgtttaattgctcgaggtaattttcggatagtgccctcagtataatgtcactcgatgctctgtccctaccacccgtcctaaacatctgagtgtcccagtctgtatctggtaaattgaaatctccacctaaggctataacatgctgagaaaatttatgtgaaacgtattccaaattttctctcagttgttctgccactaatgctgctgagtcgggaggtcggtaaaaggagccaattattaacctagctaggttgttgagtgtaacctccacccataataattcacaggaactatccacttctacttcactacaggataaactactactaacagcgacgaacactccaccaccggttgcatgcaatctatcctttctaaacaccgtctgtacctttgtaaaaatttcggcagaatttatctctagcttaagccagctttctgtacctataacgatttcagcttcggtgctttctatcagcgcttgaagttctggtactttaccaatgcagcttcgacagttgacaattacaataccgattgctgcttggtccccgcatgtcctgactttgccccacacctgttgaggctgttgccctttctgtacttgcccaaggccatctaacctaaaaaaccgcccagcccacgccacacaacccctgctacccgtgtagccgcttgttgcgtgtagtggactcctgacctatccagcggaacccgaaaccccaccaccctatggcgcaagtcaaggaatctgcagcccacacggtcgcagaaccgtctcagcctctgattctgaccctccactcggctctgtaccaaaggcccgcagtcagtcctgtcgacaatgctgcagatggtgagctctgctttcatcccgctagcgagactggcagtcttcaccaaatcagatagccgcctgaagccagagaggatttcctccgatccatagcaacacacatcattggtgccgacatgagcgaccacctgcagatgggtgcaccctgtacccttcatggcatccggaaggaccctttccacatctggaatgactccccccggtatgcacacggagtgcaaattggttttcttcccctctcttgctgccatttccctaaggggccccattacgcacctgccgttggagctcccaactaccagtaagcccaccctctgcgactgcccggatctttcagactgaggggcaacctctggaacaggacaagcagccatgtcaggccgaagatcagtatcagcctgagacagagcctgaaaccggttcatcagacaaactggagaggccttccgttcagcccttcggaatgtctttcgccccctgccacaccttgagacgacctcccactctaccacaggtgagggatcagcctcaatgcggccagtatcccgggcaaccacagtcatagtccgatcgggggatgtgtgggacgagctggccgtccccgacaaacccccatccggacccccacagtgatgcccattggcaacagcctcaagctgtgtgaccgaagccaacactgcctaaagctgggagcgaagggatgccaactcagcctgcatccgaacacagcagttgcagtccctatccatgctaaaaactgttttgcaaagaacgtctgaactaatctacagagagcgcaaacaaatcgacaaaatttaaacggttattaaaatacaagattgcctagtaaatgcagtaatgctgctacttgcgcactgctgacactgctcggcggcggaaggagactacgcgaatttacactattcaggtactaaaacgcgatgctacaactctcaaatactataatatgcccaaaatttatgaattaaacaatgcaagtaccaaaaaaaagcaaagaaattaagaattaaactatgtaacaaatgagtgagctaggagtatacgacttgctgctgcagctgcttatacaacggcggcagggagtactggtagggcacttagagggaaaatgtcctgtggggagaccaaggtgtagatgggaggacaatgtgaaggctgatttgaggagcctaggtattgaaggtgaatggaaggaaatagcccaagacaaggacagatggcgaaaatacgttgctgcggtaatggactcttgaGTTCggtatcaccagtgtgtgtgtgtgtgtgtgtgtgtgtgtgtgcgcgcgcgcgcgcgcgcgcgcgcgcaatgcATCATCTGTTGTAACTTGTTATGTCATTTTTCAAAGCTGACGAGCTGTCTCCCATTCTTCAGTATGCCCATAAATCTGAATATTTAAGAAAtatctaaatctatactctgcaaatcaccatcatgtgcatggcagagggtatgactcatgcatgtgccaaATTTTTAAGAAACACTTATACTTCAACAAAGAATATAGCACTTACCTTGTTGATATATTGATTTACCTGcgtattttatttgaaacaaatgcACTACTTCATCTAGCTTCAGAGAGTGTTACATTAAAGCACTTGCAAAGAGCATTTATCAAACCAAGGAATAAAGTCAATGAAATACAAAGCATTTGTAACTTTTAacacatttatttaattaattaaagtGAAATTAAATGGTTCATTTAAGTCAGTCCCATAAAAACAACAGTCTTTGCATGGTCAGAGATCTCATCCCCTAATTAACCCCATGTTGAAATATAGAGAACACTCAGTCTCCTTCCATCATCTTgtctgaaattaagaaattctaATTTCAAGAAGTTCATGTTGACCATATTC
It encodes:
- the LOC124550716 gene encoding 3-oxoacyl-[acyl-carrier-protein] synthase, mitochondrial: MLWRIQRIKVTSSAMVSFQQYSTTKRRRVVVTGIGVVSPLGCGAQHAWNRILSGDCGIVRLPDDRYGTLPCKIAALVKKGNSDGELNINLHFADRELRTMAPATVYAMVAAKEALEDANWFPDEEEMKQQTGVAIGMGMVDMEDICSTNESLKRGYNRVSPYFVPRILVNMAAGLISIRYGFKGPNHAVSTACATGAHAIGDAYRFIQHGDAKVMVCGATEASVNPLSIAGFCRLRALSTKFNDEPLKASRPFDKNRDGFVMGEGSAVIILEELDHAIQRGAQIYAEVLGYGLSGDASHLTAPNEDGLGATLAMSRAICDARLQPEEISYVNAHATSTPLGDEIEAKAISRLLGKHGGVAVSSTKGAHGHLLGAAGNLESVFTIMAIKTGFLPPSINIENAIDAKNVHFVSNIKREWNHQKRIALKNAFGFGGTNVSLCFSQYVS